The genomic window GTCCTCATCCGGCTAAGGAACGCGCAACAATATTTGACATGATTGTTTTACCACCAGATTTAGATCGAGAAACTATAGAAGTTGAGCGTAATCTGTTAAAAAAGGAATTGCGTCGCTTTGTAGAGTTTGCTGATTTGGCTGATAATGCTGGTGAAGCAAGAATGAAGTTACTTGATTTACAAAAGCGATATGGTTTATTAGATATTTGATGATGAACCAAAGAATAGTTGTATTTTTTTGTAAAATTTTTCGAGTTTTGAAAAAAGAAGCATTAAGTATGAAATAATAAAATTATAAGTTTGATAATAATGGGATGTGAGTAGTTTTTAATTTTCTGCTTACATCCCATTATAATATAGATTATTAACATTAATAATAACAGAAAACGATTAAACAATAAAGTGTTTTTTCAAAGAAAATTAGGATTTTAAAGATAACGCAAACAGTGGCTTTACGGAGGCGAAGGCAGCACTAGAGAAAGTTAAAATATAGAAAAAGTATATTTCAAAATCCAATATGTCACAAGAGGCGAATATCGATGATGTACAGGAGCCAATTACCAGCGCTCTGCCGGAAGTACGGCAAATTATTGAGCGGGTATGGAAGCTGGAAAAAGGCAGGCTAGATAAGAAGATTAACAGCCATATAAATGATAATATTTTGGACATTATTAAGGAAGAGGTGCGATGAAGCTGACTTCAATCAAGCTATGCAACTTTCGCTCCTTTTATGGTACGACACCAGAGATGATCCTGGCTGGGGGAGATGCTCAAAACACGACAATTATTCATGGCAATAATGGCTCTGGTAAAACTAGCTTACTGAATGCCTTTACGTGGGTACTATATGATAAATTTAGTGCAGCGTTTGCATCGATAGAGCAGTTGGTAAATAAGCGGGCGATCGCAGAAAATCAAAAAGGTCAAGCTGTAGAATGTTGGGTAGAAATTGGCTGGGAACATGAAGGTAAACGCTATCGAGTTAAACGCGCCTGTCGGGGTTACAAAAATGAAAGTGACTTTGATGCAGGCAAAACTCAATTAACTATGTGGGTTGGTGGGGATGATGGTAAATGGAATATACCAAATCAGCAACCAGACGATATAATCAATCAAATTTTACCGGCTACTTTACATCAATATTTTTTCTTTGACGGCGAACGAATTGAAGAAATCGTTCGTTCTGACAAAAAAGCTGAAATTGCCGAAGCTACAAAAATTTTCTTGGGTGTGGAAGTAATCAACCGTTCCATCAGACATTTGGGAGATGCTAAAAAAACTTTAGAAAATGAGTTAAAAGCTATTGGTGATTCTGAAACTAAACAACTGTTACGACAGCAAGAAAAAATAGAGCGAGAGCGTGAACGCATTACCAAACGGCAAACGGAAATTAAAGAAGAGTTAGAATATCAACAAACTTTTAAAAAAGAGACAAGTAACCGTTTGCGAGAATTGAGTGCTGCTAAGGAATTGCAAGAAAGATGGCAGGATTTAGAATCACAGAAAGCGGCGAATCAAGAAGAATATAAAAAAAGCAAAGAAGCGCTGAAAAAAGTTATTTCCGCGCGGGGTTATACCGTTTTACTGTCAGAAACTACAGCACAGTTCCGAGGAATTATCAATGATTTGAAGCAGAGAGGCGAGTTAACATCAGGAATATCGCGGGAATTTGTGAATGATTTACTCAATTCTCAGCGCTGTATTTGTGGCGCAGAATTACACGAGGGTAATCATTCTCATACTCATGTGAGTACTTGGTTAAATAGAGCAGGTTCTTCAGCGGTGGAAGAAACTGCAATTCGGATGAGCGCACAAGTAGATGAAATTGATAAGCAAGCCATAGTATTTTGGGAAGAAGTTGATAGAGAACAAACTAGAATTAATCAATTAAGGCAAAGTATATCCCAAGTTGAAGCCGATTTAGACAATATTCAAGAACGGTTGCGAAAAGATGCTAATGAAGAAATTAGCAGTTTGCAAAAACGCTTAGATGAAATTGAAAGTAAAATTGATGAATTGAATCGAGAACAGGGTGCAAATCAGCAGCAAATTGCTCAACTCACAACTGAAATTGAAGGTTTAAATAAACAAATTGCTAAACAAAAACTGAATGAAGATAAGCAAACTTTAGCACAGCGACGGATTAACGCCACTCAAGATGCAATCGAACGCTTAACAGAAGTTAGAAATCGTCAAGAACAACAATTTCGCCTACAACTAGAAAAGCGAGTCCAAGAGATATTCACCGAAATTTCTGTGACTCCATACATTCCTAGAATTAGCGATAAATATGAACTGACATTAGTGGAAAATACCACAGGTGTAGAAGCACCAGTTGCAGCATCCACTGGGGAGAATCAAATTCTCAGTTTATCCTTTATTGCCAGCATCATTGACAAAGTACGCGAATGGAGTGAGAAGCGGAAAATGATGATGATTCCCGATAGTAGCACTTTCCCAATTGTCATGGATTCACCCTTCGGTAGTTTAGATGAAAGTTCGCGGCGACATATTGCGAAGACAATTCCGCAATTAGCGAATCAGTTGATAGTTTTAGTTACTAAGACTCAGTGGCGGGGTGAAGTAGAAGCAGAAATGACAGACAGAATCGGTAGAGAATATGTGCTTACGTATTATTCATCTAAGCCTGATTGCGAACAAGATTATATTGAGTTGGCTGGGGAAAGATATCCTTTGGTGAAACAAAGTCCGAATGAGTATGAATATACTGAAATTATCGCGGTTGAACGTAATGTTTAAAGGATGAAGTTATGGTTGCGAGTCCAGACGGAAAGTATATGACTCCCCAGGAATACTTGGAATGGGAAGAACACCAAGATATTAAATACGAATATATCAATGGTGAAGTATTCGCCATGACTGGGGGTACTATTCCCCATACTACTATTGCTCTCAATTTGGCTTCGGCGTTAAAAAGCCACTTACGAGGTGGTTCGTGTCGCGCTTTTATGGCGGATGCAAAAGTAGGTGTATCTGAAAATGGGCCGTTTCACTATCCAGATGTTGTTGTGAGTTGTGATGAAAGGGACAGACAAGCTATTAAATTTATTCAGTATCCTTGTCTAATTGTCGAAGTTCTCTCTCCTAGTACAGAAGCTTACGACAGAGGTCGTAAATTTATTCAGTATCGCCGTATCCAGACTTTACAAGAATATGTCCTCATTGACGCTGAAAAAATTAGTTTAGATTGCTTTCGGCTAAACGACAGAGGAATCTGGGAGTTACATCCTTATGAAGAAGGGGATGAAGTTCATTTAACTAGTGTTGATTTTCACTTTCCTATTTCTTTGGTTTATGAGGATGTTCAGTTTTCAATATAAGTTTTGGAGAAACGAACCGCCAAGGCGCAGAGGACGCAAAGAGAAGAGAAGATGGTGAAATTGAGATTATCCCTAACTAAGTTTTATGAGTATTAAAACTGAAGTAACTATTGAAGATTTGTACCACTTACCTGACAATTGGAAAGCAGAGATTGTCAATGGAAAATTGCTGCTGATGTCTCCAACTGGATTTTTACCAGGACGTGCAGGCGGTGAAATTTATGCTAATTTGCGTGATTATGAACGACTGACAAAAAGTGGCTATGCTTTACCTGATAATGTTGGTTTTATTGTCAATCTCCCTCATCGTCGTTCTTTAAGTCCTAATGCCGCATTTTATACTGGCAAACCTACAGGTGGCAAGTTCCTTAATGGTGCGCCTGTGTTTGCTGCTGAGGTGAGAAGTGAAAATGATTATGGTGAGACAGCAGAGAAAGATATGGCTAGCAAACGCCGTGATTATTTTGCGGCGGGTACTTTGGTAGTTTGGGATGTGGATGTACTCAAAGAGGAAGTAATTAGAGTATATCGTGCTGATAATCCTGAAGAACCGCAAGTATATCGCCGTGGTGAGGTGGTGGAAGCTGAACCCGCAGTACCAGGATGGACTATGTTGGTGGATAATTTGTTTGTTTAAGTGATCGCCTACATACTATTATAAAATAATACCTTGGTAAGTGCGTAGGCGCAGCCAGCCGTAGGCATCGCTTTTGGCCGTCGGTTAATATAGCAACAATGTAGATATTAATATCATGGCTGAAACTGGCAGAATCAGGGTTGCTAAAGATAAGGCTGAGTTGGTGAAGGATTTAACATCTTCAGATGGTGGAACAGGGCCTTTTAATACTTTTGCTGATGTTATTGTATTTGCAGCTGCGTTGGGTGCAAAGCGTAAAAAGCGTGTGCCTTTAGGGGAAATTTCTAAAAGGGAACCGTCACCAATACCCCAAGAACAGTTTATAGTTAGGGGATATAATACGGTAATAAATTTAATAGCAATTGCTGAAATTCAAGATATAAAAGTTTTATCACTGCAAGAAGGAAACAATAACGAAAAACGTAATTATATCTTTGAAGAATATGCCAATGGTGGACTTGAAATCTTACAATCAGAAATCCGGGGCGCAGTAGATTATTCTGAAAGAATTTTATTGATACTCAGTTCTGAAAGGTTTAAAGATAACTCTGAAGAAGAGGATTTTGATTTAAGCAAATTTCTTTCATAAATCACTATCAATCCACGCTTAATAATTACAATCAGACTGAGAAAATAGTTGTGATTTATATAAAAATTAAACAATGAGTAAAGTACAACAGTCAGCAAATCAGCGAAATTTAGTTTATTATTGTGAATCTTTGTCTAATATTAAGGTGTATAAAAGTCAGAAAAATGGTGATGCTCTTAATAAACCCATATTACTTTTATCTATAATTGACCTAATAACACAATATTTAATCACAGATAATCGTATCACTATATCAGATAAATTGATTGATACCTTCAAGAAGTATTGGGAAGTACTCGCTTCTAGTACTTTTAAGGGAAGTGATTTTGCGCTTCCTTTTTTTCATCTAAAAAATGATAATGCTAAATTTTGGCATCTCAAGTATAGTTCTAGATATGATGGTGGTCGTCCGCAAACAATTCCCAAACTCAAGGAAGATGTTGACTATGCACATTTGGATGATGAACTATTTAATTTCATTCAAGATGAAATTTCTAGGCAAATATTAATTGACGCACTTGTTTCAGCTTGGCTCCCATCTGAAGATAATCCGATAGAAAAATTTTTAACTATTAACCAAAATTTTCAAGATTTCCCCTTAAAAATAGAAAAAACTATTGAGTCTAGTAATTTAGATACTAATCCTAGATGGGGCTTAAGAAAAGCAGTAATTAGAAATGCTTTTTTTAGGAAAGCAATTGTAAATATTTATGATTACAAATGCGCTTTTTGTGGGATAAAAGTAACTAAATCTGTAAGTCAAAACATTGTTGATGGCGCACATATAAAGCCATTTTCACAATTCTATGACAGTAGAATTCATAATGGAATAGCATTATGTAAAAACCATCATTAGGCATTTGATCGCGGTTGGTTTGCTGTAGATGAGCAATACAAAATCATAGTTAGCAATGATTTGGAAGAAGCATCTCCCCATGCTAAACCTATGAAATATTTTCATGGTGAAACAATACTTCTACCAAATACAGAGCAACACTTTCCAGAACTGGAAGCGCTGCAATGGCATCGCCAAAATATATTTCAATCAAGATGAAATTCAAACTATACCCATATAAGAGTTTAACTCCCAATATGGGTATAGTTATTAATGCTCAGGTAAGTTTAACTATTCAGTTAATTTCAACATGGGAACTAAAAGAAGGTTAGACCATGTTGAAGCAGAACGTCCAAAGGCGGCTGGATTTCCCCTCCCCTCATTTCTGTAAGCGGTTAGCAAGTTATTCAGGAGGGTGTTTCCCATCTCATCCCATAACTTTTCGACAGGACTCTCCCACTTTCCATCTTTGATAAATACACGGAAGGCTGCAAGTATAGGAAATACAAAAGTAATGGGAAGGGTGTGATTAAATTGCTTACCTGTAATGAACTGATAAGTCTTTTTTTCAACGCCGTTTAACTTACTCAGCCCTTTTTGCCGATCGTACTCATCACGAAGACACTCCTCAATATAGAGTACATCTTTAAGTAAAGGCACAATCTCACTAAAGTCTTCCTTTTTCCAATTCTTAATGAGAGTTCCGTATGCAGAGCAAGTTGCACTAGGATTTTTAGGTGAACCGTCTGAACCTCGCCAGGGGTACAACTTATTATTAATGCAAGCAAGGCGACGAACCAAATCAGTCACATCGAATTGCTTATTTTCGCCTTCTCTGAAAGCAACATAAGGTTTACATCCAGCAGGAAGGTATTCTTCGATGATGTCCCAATCTCCAGCTAGATTTTTAAGACTAAACTCCTCAACACTCTCACTAGTATTACGATACCTGCTAATATTTGATATTTCTTCTTGGCTAATGTTGACCAGCACAAAAATTTGCACACTAGCATCTTCCAACTCTGAGTAGTCAGCTTTACCAGTTTGTTGGTTAAGTTTTGGTTTAGATCCTTTTAATTTTAATTTATCGTAATGACTGCGGGCTTTTGTGATAGCAGTGTAAGTGTGCCCACCATTTACGATACCATTACCTATGAAATTATCTTCCTGTCCCTCCTCAGGACTAACAAGTAAAAGCTCAACGTCAAACCCTCCACCAACACCATGACCTTTAACCTGTATGGAGTCTGCAACAATTAAAATTCCATTGTTGTAGAAAATAAACTCTTCTGGCTTTTGTGCCAGAGTAGTCAACATACTTTTCACAGTCCGCCGATTTTCGTTGGCTAGTCTGGCATTGGGATCTAGAGGTAAACCTTGAGGCACTTGGCATAGAGGGACTGTCAGATTCCAAATTACTCGACTGGACTCTTTGTCCTCTTTATATGCTTTACAAGCAGCAGTCGCAAAGAAAGGAGCTGTTATTTTTGTAGCCATTTATTTTTCCTGCGCTCTACGGAACGCCTTGCTTATGTTTTATGCCCAACTGGACACTCACAAAATTATACACTCGTATTTTGGCTAAATGCAACTACAGAAACGTCATCTTATATACAATCCTTACAGGACATATGGAAGTCCTACTTGCTTGGGTTCAACAAACTCGCCATCAAAACCTATTGTTTTATTTTCAACAGTCCTAGCATCCGCCAAAGCCTTACGAAGTTCAGCACGTTCCATCTGTTCCTGAACTCCACCCAGAATGTAAACCAATAACTTCGCCGCCAAATCTCGTCCAGCAACCTGCACCCGCTTTTTATTTGGGTCATACAAAACCCCATACCACAGAGATTGGGGATATTCCATACCACTAAAACCACCTTGCTGGTCAAACTTCCGCAGTTTCTTAAAAATATCTACTAGGGAGAAACCTTTTTTAAAAACCAAAATTCCGATAGCTTGCGCTAATGCAACTTGAGCAACCGGACGAAAAAGCATATTTCCTTCACCTCCATCTTTCTCAAAGCTGAACCTCCGCAAAGCTGGTGTATCCTCGTGTTCTAAAATCTTATAACTGGAAAGACTAGCCAAAGAATCAAATAGCTTTCTAAATTCCTCAATTCCCTGCTCAAGTTCTTCATCCTCTGGACGCATGGGAATAAGACCTTTCTCCAAGGGTTTCCAGTGAGGGAACTTTTGACCCAAATATCGTTCAGACATATCTTGCAGAGCTTGCGAAGTCGTCAAAACTGTAGAATTGGAGGCTACTGTTGCACTATTCCAATTGACGCGGGGATTGCGCTCTTGTCGTTGTTCTAATAGTGGATGTGTAACTGCAATTTTTCTAGCAACGATCGCAAAACCATCATCTTCATTCAACTGTGTTAGCTGACCTTTAGTCAACGGTGCAGCCATCAGGTTGACATGAACAAAAATCGATCTCACCCTCCGCCTCGCTTGGGTGCGAGTTTCCCCAGTCGCTACCGCACAGATGAACTCAATACCAATTTTTTCCTTGGGTAAATTTTGCAAGTAAGCAAGGTCTACTTGGTAGTTGTCAATCAAATCATTTACTGTAATAAAACTGTCATCAGCAGCTTTATCTTTTTTATAGCGCTGGAGTTTACGAGTTTTAATTAACTTCATCAACCCCTGTACACCCATTAATCGGTGTTGACCATCTAGTGCATAAATAGTCACATCATCCTCAGAAATATTTAGCAGACCTACTTTGCCGTCTTTATCTAGGGGTATGAAATCAGTAGTAGACTTTGTGGCGCATCCTTCACTATCCCACTCAGCAGCTTTGGGATTATCCACCCACGGTTGATTAATTACTACCAGCACTGGTGGAAACTTATGGTTGTGTCGAGCCGCTAAATACTGGACTAGAGGTGCTTGACGTGACCAATCAAGGGGACGCTGCTGAATTTCATCAATGCTATCTGCATCAATCTCGACATTATCAGTATCTGGATTGTACTTTTTTTGAAACAGAGGTAA from Nostoc sp. UHCC 0926 includes these protein-coding regions:
- a CDS encoding Uma2 family endonuclease → MVASPDGKYMTPQEYLEWEEHQDIKYEYINGEVFAMTGGTIPHTTIALNLASALKSHLRGGSCRAFMADAKVGVSENGPFHYPDVVVSCDERDRQAIKFIQYPCLIVEVLSPSTEAYDRGRKFIQYRRIQTLQEYVLIDAEKISLDCFRLNDRGIWELHPYEEGDEVHLTSVDFHFPISLVYEDVQFSI
- a CDS encoding DNA phosphorothioation-associated protein 4, with protein sequence MAETGRIRVAKDKAELVKDLTSSDGGTGPFNTFADVIVFAAALGAKRKKRVPLGEISKREPSPIPQEQFIVRGYNTVINLIAIAEIQDIKVLSLQEGNNNEKRNYIFEEYANGGLEILQSEIRGAVDYSERILLILSSERFKDNSEEEDFDLSKFLS
- a CDS encoding AAA family ATPase produces the protein MKLTSIKLCNFRSFYGTTPEMILAGGDAQNTTIIHGNNGSGKTSLLNAFTWVLYDKFSAAFASIEQLVNKRAIAENQKGQAVECWVEIGWEHEGKRYRVKRACRGYKNESDFDAGKTQLTMWVGGDDGKWNIPNQQPDDIINQILPATLHQYFFFDGERIEEIVRSDKKAEIAEATKIFLGVEVINRSIRHLGDAKKTLENELKAIGDSETKQLLRQQEKIERERERITKRQTEIKEELEYQQTFKKETSNRLRELSAAKELQERWQDLESQKAANQEEYKKSKEALKKVISARGYTVLLSETTAQFRGIINDLKQRGELTSGISREFVNDLLNSQRCICGAELHEGNHSHTHVSTWLNRAGSSAVEETAIRMSAQVDEIDKQAIVFWEEVDREQTRINQLRQSISQVEADLDNIQERLRKDANEEISSLQKRLDEIESKIDELNREQGANQQQIAQLTTEIEGLNKQIAKQKLNEDKQTLAQRRINATQDAIERLTEVRNRQEQQFRLQLEKRVQEIFTEISVTPYIPRISDKYELTLVENTTGVEAPVAASTGENQILSLSFIASIIDKVREWSEKRKMMMIPDSSTFPIVMDSPFGSLDESSRRHIAKTIPQLANQLIVLVTKTQWRGEVEAEMTDRIGREYVLTYYSSKPDCEQDYIELAGERYPLVKQSPNEYEYTEIIAVERNV
- a CDS encoding DGQHR domain-containing protein, which translates into the protein MKDSDPTADIAREYMERENKEKQVLDLLLEKFLGKKDQILVQKTEMGGTEAYVSSVTLEWFADRVHFASDLPLFQKKYNPDTDNVEIDADSIDEIQQRPLDWSRQAPLVQYLAARHNHKFPPVLVVINQPWVDNPKAAEWDSEGCATKSTTDFIPLDKDGKVGLLNISEDDVTIYALDGQHRLMGVQGLMKLIKTRKLQRYKKDKAADDSFITVNDLIDNYQVDLAYLQNLPKEKIGIEFICAVATGETRTQARRRVRSIFVHVNLMAAPLTKGQLTQLNEDDGFAIVARKIAVTHPLLEQRQERNPRVNWNSATVASNSTVLTTSQALQDMSERYLGQKFPHWKPLEKGLIPMRPEDEELEQGIEEFRKLFDSLASLSSYKILEHEDTPALRRFSFEKDGGEGNMLFRPVAQVALAQAIGILVFKKGFSLVDIFKKLRKFDQQGGFSGMEYPQSLWYGVLYDPNKKRVQVAGRDLAAKLLVYILGGVQEQMERAELRKALADARTVENKTIGFDGEFVEPKQVGLPYVL
- a CDS encoding HNH endonuclease, with the translated sequence MSKVQQSANQRNLVYYCESLSNIKVYKSQKNGDALNKPILLLSIIDLITQYLITDNRITISDKLIDTFKKYWEVLASSTFKGSDFALPFFHLKNDNAKFWHLKYSSRYDGGRPQTIPKLKEDVDYAHLDDELFNFIQDEISRQILIDALVSAWLPSEDNPIEKFLTINQNFQDFPLKIEKTIESSNLDTNPRWGLRKAVIRNAFFRKAIVNIYDYKCAFCGIKVTKSVSQNIVDGAHIKPFSQFYDSRIHNGIALCKNHH
- a CDS encoding AIPR family protein; this encodes MATKITAPFFATAACKAYKEDKESSRVIWNLTVPLCQVPQGLPLDPNARLANENRRTVKSMLTTLAQKPEEFIFYNNGILIVADSIQVKGHGVGGGFDVELLLVSPEEGQEDNFIGNGIVNGGHTYTAITKARSHYDKLKLKGSKPKLNQQTGKADYSELEDASVQIFVLVNISQEEISNISRYRNTSESVEEFSLKNLAGDWDIIEEYLPAGCKPYVAFREGENKQFDVTDLVRRLACINNKLYPWRGSDGSPKNPSATCSAYGTLIKNWKKEDFSEIVPLLKDVLYIEECLRDEYDRQKGLSKLNGVEKKTYQFITGKQFNHTLPITFVFPILAAFRVFIKDGKWESPVEKLWDEMGNTLLNNLLTAYRNEGRGNPAAFGRSASTWSNLLLVPMLKLTE
- a CDS encoding Uma2 family endonuclease, producing the protein MSIKTEVTIEDLYHLPDNWKAEIVNGKLLLMSPTGFLPGRAGGEIYANLRDYERLTKSGYALPDNVGFIVNLPHRRSLSPNAAFYTGKPTGGKFLNGAPVFAAEVRSENDYGETAEKDMASKRRDYFAAGTLVVWDVDVLKEEVIRVYRADNPEEPQVYRRGEVVEAEPAVPGWTMLVDNLFV